A stretch of the Aegilops tauschii subsp. strangulata cultivar AL8/78 chromosome 4, Aet v6.0, whole genome shotgun sequence genome encodes the following:
- the LOC109770416 gene encoding uncharacterized protein, whose amino-acid sequence MARFAVVAAILALLAVGAAAQGPMPAPRMAPLPAPPARSPATAPAPVATPPTAASPSPMASPPAPTTDAPSAMTPSAVSATPTGAPIGAPTGTPTGTPASSAVYSSAASFVAVVGAVAAAIVF is encoded by the coding sequence ATGGCTCGcttcgccgtcgtcgccgccatcctCGCCCTCCTCGCCGTCGGCGCCGCCGCGCAGGGCCCCATGCCGGCGCCCCGGATGGCCCCGCTTCCGGCGCCACCGGCGAGGTCCCCGGCCACCGCCCCCGCGCCGGTCGCCACCCCTCCAACCGCCGCGTCGCCGTCCCCGATGGCATctccccctgccccgaccaccgaCGCTCCCTCCGCGATGACGCCGTCCGCGGTCTCTGCCACACCCACCGGCGCACCCATCGGCGCCCCCACCGGCACCCCCACCGGCACCCCCGCGAGCTCCGCCGTTTACTCATCGGCCGCCAGCTTCGTCGCAGTCGTCGGAGCGGTCGCCGCCGCCATCGTGTTCTAG